A part of Kryptolebias marmoratus isolate JLee-2015 linkage group LG8, ASM164957v2, whole genome shotgun sequence genomic DNA contains:
- the LOC112450303 gene encoding testis-expressed protein 49 has protein sequence MAFFGLTHLGYQDPIGDKMIIKPRGASMSPGGSDNFGGGSPPSLQDLQGPLRPADMSRVYLQPLPFGSDIHRGSHEKYKEMVKRARAVKPPNQLYVTPLTDNQQYGWMASGTPEPWTQVRRFPRKFSEMTKFVKDMSTTDREFSLF, from the exons ATGGCTTTCTTCGGCTTGACACACCTGGGTTATCAAGACCCAATAGGcgataaaatgataataaagcCGCGGGGAGCGTCCATGTCTCCAG GTGGCAGTGATAACTTTGGAGGAGGATCGCCCCCATCGCTTCAGGACCTACAGGGACCCCTCAGACCTGCGGACATGTCCAGAGTTTACCTCCAGCCTCTTCCTTTCGGCTCGGACATTCACCGCGGGAGCCACGAGAAGTACAAAGAAATGGTCAAACGGGCTCGAGCAGTTAAAC CTCCTAACCAGCTGTACGTAACGCCTCTGACGGACAACCAGCAGTACGGCTGGATGGCGTCTGGGACTCCTGAACCATGGACACAAGTCAGACGGTTTCCCCGAAAATTCAGCGAGATGACCAA GTTTGTTAAGGACATGTCAACGACGGACCGGGAGTTCAGCCTGTTCTGA